Genomic DNA from Cucurbita pepo subsp. pepo cultivar mu-cu-16 chromosome LG13, ASM280686v2, whole genome shotgun sequence:
AACAACGGAGATCCCTCCACCTTGTCGCCTAATGAACGGATGCCACTGACGATCGTCGTCAACTTCATAGTAAAGTCGTCTATTGACTCACCGTCTTTTATGTGAATAGCCTCGATTTGATCCAGTACAACTTGATTGGTttgattcaattttcttcGGTTGTTAGGATTAGAGTTTGACCGAAATTTTGGTGaaatataaaggaaaaagaacgTGTTATGTTTGCAACTTGAAGCTTTTGTGAGGTAATATAAGAGAAATTTTGTTAAACCTAATTTAATCTGCATGTGAATAAGTATGAAATGCTATTGTATGACACGTGAATTAAAGTGGTTAAAAACGAAATTTATAGATGAAAGTAGTGTTTTCAAACTTAATACCTACAAACTAAAACCAAATAGCTATCCTATCCTCGTAATTGCTCTCATTCAAATAGAGCCGCGATTTATTCATGTACTACTCATTTACTCAAGTGTTACATGTCCACCAGCTCTTGTCTTAGTTCATCTCCGAACACCTTATTGGAAGAGGTAccactctgataccatttgtaacatttcATGTCACGACGATCAGGTGACAAGTACATATTTTGAGTCTTTATCCAAATTCTAAGCATAGATCGTTACTCCATTATAGttatttaatcaataaaatgtATATACTATATTAATTATGAGAAAGTTGTTGcttaaatgattatttaaaaaatgtcccAACAACTgtttgaaattcaattatatttttaattatgggaaaatgtattttatttcctcttttgtaatttattataatcttCTGTCTTTAATGTTGTTTTCACCTgaattcatataaattaaataaaagggaagaaaattagagaatttgaaaatgatgtttATGGAACTTTCTCCCGAGCTACGACGATTATGACTTGAATACAAcaccaagatttgaaaaacCTCTCGAAAATGAAGACGTCTAAAGAATTCTAGAGAAGAATGCGTGAGATTCTCTTGACTTAAGATAATGTTCTTTAATATAtcgaaatataatattttacttcaattatatttaagtATTATAAAATATCTGATATGTTCATTCAAAAAGGGGAACGAGAATTGAGGTACATGGTGTGTACAAAAATGTTGACTGCATTCAACAGATGCCCTGGGTCGACATTCCTTTATGACTACTAAACTCCCAACACTTCACCTCAATTAACACGGTCATggacctgaaaaagaaaatgcagaAAGGAGTAAGTATATAGATATAGCCCACGtgacctgaaaaagaaaatgtagaaAGGAGTAAGTATATAGATATAGCCCACAAGCAaactacttgtaggctctcatcgcatctTTGATCTAGCAGGTGACCACAGACTATCACTGACTATCACTGAGATTTATGCATATCATTCTTGCTATGCACAAACTAAGGTAACTAACTAGCCTTCAGAGTTGTGTCTGATGTCTAGAGTTGAGGCACTACCTCAAGAACATACTCACAACCAGTAGTACGCCTCCACTATGATCAGTCATCTAGTAAttatcgagaaaaaaaaaagtgcagtAAGAGTAAGTATAAAATgtactcagtaagcaacctTCTATACGCTATCGTTGGACATATACCTATAGACGAAAGTTGAAGCTATGTGCTCATATTGCCCataaattagtaaaaaaaaaaatgtggatTAAGGTATGTATTAACTTTTTCAGGTTCAAAGGTACCTAAATCATGTACATACGTCGGTAATCAATCTTATGCTTAATATGCTCTGAGTCGTAGTGGCTCTTGAATAAGTCCTAGGGTAACTCTCATAGGTACGAAGGAGTCGTCTTGCTCTAAGAATGATCATACATGTCTACCTAGTGAGGCTCTATTCAGAAGATTCTTTCTAGTGGTGTCAGACAACATCTACCTATTCTTAAGATTAGTAAACTATTTGTCACATTGCCTTTTCAGTTGGGACAGTAAATGCATATTCCTACCACCCTCCTTGGGTTGGAATAGTCAACTACCTGCCTTAGGAACAATACTTGTTTATTCATCGTCTTTTCAAGTTAGAATAGTAAACTGCATGTTCATATCACCCTCCTCGGATTGGAATAGTATAAGGTCATGACTCTCCACTAGATACAACCGGGTTAACTTAATAATATACCTTCTATGACTCTTAGAGTCCCATGTGGGTGATAACTAAATTTTGTGTACCAAGTAAGCCCTAGCTCCTCTTGCTTAGTTCACAATTAGAGGTTGCGCCCTAAACATCTCTAGAAGGTGCCTATTCAACCCAAAAAGGGTCTATGAGGCTCACAACTACCGTCTAGGACcaaaataatgtaaaacaaCAGTTCGTGGTCACGTCTAACATAATCATAACAAACATTCTAGGGCACATAACATTAGTTTGGAGCATAAATGGGCATGaactaaaccctaaatcgtgtatataataagataaataagCATATATTATACTTAAAATGCTTAAGCAAGGGATAGTAAATCAACCCAGACATGTTAGAATAAACATAGTAGTACAATTAGAGATCTTAAATCATGTGCACACGAGCGGTAAAATCGAATAAtgtactaaattataaacttttctATTTACAAGACTTAGGTATCATGAAACTATGTCAGTTAGGCTCTTAAACATGTTTTCTAATCATTTGTCCATGGTCCTAATCGACTCGtacgagtatttcttaaaacatgTTATAGATGGGTACTTGCTTTACGTGTTTTACGCTAAAAACGTTCCTAACTTACTCCAATTCCTTCCAAATTTCACTAATATGACTTGTAACAAAGAAATTAGGAATGCCATTGAAATCATACGAGCAAAGGTCGAACGGGCAAGAAAATGCACCCCACACGCTAATTTACACGCTCAATGAAGCTCACCCACTCAGAGCTAGAAAGAATGTTGCTACTGAAGTTAACACAGCAGGTCGCATCAGAAGGAATTTGTGAAGCTTCCATGGCCTCTCAGATTGAACCTCCTAATGTTCCACTTAAATTCATAACCCACTTCTTCCATTTCGCTACCTCCAATTTCTCTACCCTTTTAGCTCAACTCATCGTGACCTCCACTCCTCCAAATCCGCCGCTGTCAACGGTCTGTCGTCTCATCCACACTCAGGATTTCAGGGCTCAATTCGGATGGAAAAGCCGGCGGCCCCGCATTTGTAGGCCAGGTCTTCAGCATGTGCGACCTTTCTGGGACTGGTCTTATGGCCGTCTCGACCCACTTCGACATTCCATTCATTTCTAAAAGGTTCCCCTCCCATCTCTTGTCGTTAAGattgtaattgttttttcatttgagtttgataattTATGTTGCTAGGGAGTAGATTGAAGCTAGGGTAACAACTGATTTTGCTAATGGGCAGCCAATCATGGCTGTTTATGTATACATTATATGAGAAGTACTGCTCACGGTTTAGTCAGTTTATGAATATGTAATTGGGGGGAACTGTTTATgtgattcattttttaatagcTCAAGTGTTAGAGTTTGTTTGTATTGTTCTGAGCGAAGTATCCGTTCAAATGTCATATCTTATTTGTTGATTCCGTTCTTTTAGAACACCAGAGTGGCTTAAGATGTTCTCGACCTTTACTAAGAGTGAAAGAAATGGCCCCATGTTCCGCTTCTTTACTGATTTAGGCGATGCAGGTATGAACTCCTTAAATTTCTATGTTTATGCTACACTTTATCTTCATTCCTTTTGTAGTATTTATGTGATTTATGTATTTGCTTCTTAGTTACATATGTTAAGCGATTGAATATTCCAAGTGCTGTGGTGGGGGCATGTCGTCTTGATTTAGCATATGAGCATTTCAAGGtactaaatataatattgttggGTCAAGTCTGTTGGGAGgaaagtcccacgttggctagggaatgatcgtgtgtttataagtaaggaaatacatctccatttgtatgaggccttttggggaagcccaaagcaaagccatgagagctaacgctcaaagtggacaatgtcataCCATGCTTGGATtgtatttctcaaaatttatttggaatAAGGTTCCTCTTCTGCTTATCCCATAATCATCTTTGAGTAGTCAATATAGTTTTTGCACTCTTTTTAGTGGTGGTATAGATAACTGTGAAAAGCAATGAAAATCTTCATTCAATTCTTTTCTAACCGTTGATGAACAAGGATGGTTTTATGGGTATGTAATAACCCAAGtccacagctagcagatattgtcctctttgggtttttcctttcgggcttcccctcaaggttttgaaatgtgtctattagggaggaatgcttcgttcccctctccaaccgatgtgggattgcacaacccaccccctttgaggtccagcatcttcactggcacaccacccagtgcctggctctgataccatttgtaacagcccaagcacgccgcgagtagatattgtcctctttgggcttcctctcaaagttttaaaacgtgtatgttagggagaggtttccacacccttataaggaatgcttcgttctcctcttcaaccgatgtgggatctctcatAAATGTGATGAAGGATCTTTATTGAATATTTGGGTGGAAAGGAATTCTAGAATATTTAATGACATGTAAAGGCAGTTGGAGATTGGCTGATTTGGTGAAGACCTGTATTTCTTTTGCGTGTTCTTTGTTAACTTTTTCTGTAACTTTTCTACTTTTGAACAAAAAGATtacctctctctaacaataTTATGTCATCGGTtcattttggaattttgttcTTTGGAATCCATAACCATAAGGTACATTATTCAAACGGCAAGTAGCTGTACTAATCTGCTGAAGATTCACTACTTGATTTTGGGCATTGTCTTCCATGATCTAACTTCTAAAGTTATGTTATGCAGGAAAAACCTCATCTATTTCAGTTCATTCCAAATGAGAAGCAAGTATGATTTTTCTTGACTGAATCAAAAAACTTCAATTAACACAAAATATCAATCTACCAGCTAGAATATCATGACAGTTAGTCGTGCCGTTGGCCCTTGTGTGCTTTTGTAATGTGTAGGTTAAAGCAGCAAACAAGCTTCTTAAATGCCTGTCTCAAAATGGTGGAATCAAAAAGATTGATGGCGTTCCTGTTTTCGGTGCCCATAACTTGAATATTGCAATAGCAACTAATGATGGGATAAAGTGGTATGTCATTTTCTCAAGTTGGTTATGCAGTGTTTGCTACTTTGAGTAAGTACGTTGTTGTAAAGGGTGGTTCTATACCATATCATAATGTGTCTTCAAGAATCAAAAGGCTATTGTTAGtatattctaatttctttctcGATATGCTCAATAATGTTCGGGTAGTTCCCCTTTCGTCCGCCTTTTTGTGAGAAAGGTCGGTTTGAGCTGGAGTATGTGCAATCATGTGGAACCTTTGGGGTGAAAGGAATAATAGAGTGTTTAGAGGCTTAGCTTCTTAGCaggataatttttattctccCACTTTTCATACTCTATCTGGGTTCCGAACATATTATCCTCGGATCGATTATTAAGCCACAACTAACATGCGTCGTCtcacattttcttctctaGTAGGTTCAAGAAGTGATGGATGAGATGGGCAATCCTGGAATACCCTTGAGTGTCATCTCTAAGGTTGCTGAAATGCAGCTTCTTTATACCGTCGATAAAGTAATTCTTGGAAATAGATGGTTGCGTAAAGCTGTCGGTATTCAGCCCAAGTTCCCTTGCATGGTCGACTCATTCGAGAGACGGTATGTGCTCAGGTTTTCGAAATTAGGTACATCTTACAATACCTTTGATGCTATTTATGTTCTATGTTTCAGGAGTGCAACTTCTCTCCTAAGAATCTCAGAGTCTGCTAAGCAGGCCGAAGAACTTCAGTGTTATAGCTCATCAGCCCTCAACATTCAAGATAATAGGGAAGCCAATCAAGAAACTAAGCAACAATCCTTCAATCCTTTTAGAAATTTGTGGTCAAAACAACGCCAAAGAGATGACATTCGTCACGAATATATGAATCAAAACGTGCAGGCAAGTCCTTTTCTTCCCAAAATAACAATGGTTGGTGTCTCTACTGGTGAATCAGGGGACACGAGTAAAGCCaatttaaaaaagacaatGGAAGATTTGACTAGAGAACTAGAGAATATAGATCAGGGTAATCCTACTAGTCCTAACGAGTACGAATTCGACAACGAAGAACGTGATCCATTATTTGTTGCAAATGTCAGTCATTTCTGCTCTGGTTCGGCACGGTGGGATCATAGGTAATGATTAAAGGACCTTTTGAGCATCATGCATCTAAACGAACTACTCTTCTAACAACTCCCGTTTTCTCAGATGCAAGCGGtaggtttgggctgttacaatttgACCAAATGGATTCATAAGCGAGACAGGCTGCTGCTGCTTGTAAGTATTACAAATCTATTTCTCTGTTCTATTCTTACATGGCTCCAAAACTGCAATGATTGTTTGTTCAATTCCAGTAGTGTCTGTCTGTTGATATGGAATTGGATTTGAAAGAATTGTGTGCTAAAGATTAGATATTGCTTCCTTTTTTGTGGCGAAGCCTTTACTGAAATTGCTATGTCCATGAGTTATGATGGCTTGTTCCAGTTTTGGTTAGAAATTGACGGTGTTGGATGAATTAAACAAGCAGAACTTTCCATAGTAAGGTAAGAACTGTTCTAAGAACAGGAAAAAGCAAAGCAATGATGGGTGAAGGAATTGGTAGTGGGtttgctttgctttgttttgtttgtggtTTTAATGCATTTCTTGTCCTCTTCTTCCATAGTGTTATGCACTTTCTTCCACATTATCAAGTGCTAATAGTTACTCACATAGACCCTCCTGAAAAAGATATTgctatcattttatttaagcTTATGggatactttttcttttcttttgatatcaTCTTAGAAGGAAATAGAATGATTTAGAaggatgagagagagaaggagagagaagtgGATGCCATGGATTTCCAACATCAAAAATATTTGGTCTTTTCAACATAATACCATCACTTCCAATCCCATTATCTTATGTTTAAGAATGAATTTTAGGACACCCTTTTAATCTgatccacatcggttggaaaggggaacaaaacgttccctataaaggtgtggaaacctctccctagcatacacgttttaaaaactttgaggggaagcccaaaagagaaagcctaaagaggacaaaaagtgtggaaacctctccctagcagacacgttttaaaaactttgaggggaagctcgaaagagaaagcccaaagaggacaatatttgctagcgatgagtttgggttgttacaaatggtatcagaactagacatTGGacggtatgccagcgaggatgctgaaGCCTccaaggagagtggattgtgagatcctatgagaggaacgaagcattatttacaagtgtgtggaaacctctccatagcatatgtgttttaaaacctcaagggaaagttcaaagaggacggtgggtttgggttgttacaaatggtatcagagctagacactgggcggagtgccaacgaggacgttggacccccaagggggtgggttgtgagatcctatatcggttggagaggagaacgagacattcttataagagtgtggaaacctctctctagtagacgcgttttaaaaccttgagaggaagtccgaaaggaaaaatctaaagagaacaatatctgatagcagtgagcttgaattgttacattatcattataatttctatagtttatgttttattcgATCTAATCAGTATTGGTTTGACACTTTTAGGTAATACGTTTTCTTTATACACTCATTTATGACCTAAATCAGTCATATCCATCGAAGACATGCCATGTAATACTGCTATTAACTTTCCATAACGCCAAATCATTGTTTCGTTTTTATTCTTTAGATCCTACACTCGAATATAGTAGTTCCAAATGTTAAGATATCCGTCCACTAAGGCATTAAAGGGACAAACCTATTTTAGTATAGCGGTAGTGCAAAAAGGAACCTTTTATATCTAAAGGTTAGTTGAGATGTCGAGTTAGTTGATAT
This window encodes:
- the LOC111808667 gene encoding uncharacterized protein LOC111808667, with protein sequence MDEMGNPGIPLSVISKVAEMQLLYTVDKVILGNRWLRKAVGIQPKFPCMVDSFERRSATSLLRISESAKQAEELQCYSSSALNIQDNREANQETKQQSFNPFRNLWSKQRQRDDIRHEYMNQNVQASPFLPKITMVGVSTGESGDTSKANLKKTMEDLTRELENIDQGNPTSPNEYEFDNEERDPLFVANVSHFCSGSARWDHR
- the LOC111808666 gene encoding uncharacterized protein LOC111808666; translation: MKLTHSELERMLLLKLTQQVASEGICEASMASQIEPPNIRRCQRSVVSSTLRISGLNSDGKAGGPAFVGQVFSMCDLSGTGLMAVSTHFDIPFISKRTPEWLKMFSTFTKSERNGPMFRFFTDLGDAVTYVKRLNIPSAVVGACRLDLAYEHFKEKPHLFQFIPNEKQVKAANKLLKCLSQNGGIKKIDGVPVFGAHNLNIAIATNDGIKCRFKK